The Romeriopsis navalis LEGE 11480 genome contains a region encoding:
- a CDS encoding NUDIX domain-containing protein, with protein MIDPAKNQLFESQAQVIAYLKAAAANPEFHWTFEDDRCLDYRKLTPQVGVSCYIHCADKILLLERSDKVACPRTWSTVSGYIDKLRLIETDINIFQAHLLEELVEEVGWTVDPTMQLAYGSPDALIKPGVEVHFELFTLTVPTTDLEIQLNDEHLDYCWVDLAELATWDDRLIPGFRSGLAVCGLG; from the coding sequence ATGATAGACCCAGCGAAAAATCAACTATTTGAATCACAGGCTCAGGTCATAGCGTATCTCAAAGCTGCGGCAGCGAACCCAGAATTTCATTGGACCTTTGAGGACGATCGCTGTTTGGACTATCGCAAGCTGACGCCCCAGGTCGGAGTATCGTGCTACATCCATTGCGCCGACAAGATTTTATTACTGGAGCGATCAGATAAAGTCGCTTGTCCGAGGACTTGGAGTACTGTATCCGGGTATATCGATAAGCTGCGCTTGATTGAAACTGACATCAATATTTTTCAGGCACATTTATTAGAAGAGTTAGTTGAAGAAGTCGGTTGGACAGTTGATCCAACAATGCAATTGGCCTACGGTAGCCCCGACGCATTGATCAAACCGGGGGTGGAGGTCCATTTTGAGCTATTTACATTAACAGTACCAACCACGGATTTAGAAATTCAGCTCAATGATGAACACCTCGATTATTGCTGGGTCGATTTGGCCGAATTAGCGACATGGGATGACCGGCTGATTCCAGGGTTTCGATCGGGGCTAGCAGTATGTGGACTGGGATAG